A DNA window from bacterium contains the following coding sequences:
- a CDS encoding rhomboid family intramembrane serine protease has protein sequence MRQRFAKIFEQPPLRFINPEMAWTDVVKYLILLNVTVFAAQEILGLYPQFIENFALVPREFFHGHVWTLFTYMFLHGGFSHILFNMLALWMFGSMLERVWGSKEFLKYYLLTGLGGGLCYALFNMDSFVPTVGASGAIYGLLLAYAVLFPDNIIYIWFVIPVKAKYFAMIFGVIEFLASFNPGSGVAHLAHLGGMLMGYGYLKWGKLRYSAPGRRMREWKQKMEVAQQEREVREVDEVRREVDELLDKINKVGMDGLTKDEQKRLEKASKFLRDKGIS, from the coding sequence ATGAGACAGCGCTTCGCCAAAATTTTCGAACAACCGCCCCTGCGCTTCATCAATCCCGAGATGGCGTGGACAGACGTAGTCAAGTATCTCATCTTGCTCAACGTCACCGTCTTCGCAGCGCAGGAGATTCTTGGACTTTATCCGCAATTCATCGAGAACTTCGCGCTCGTTCCCCGCGAATTCTTCCATGGACACGTGTGGACGCTGTTTACCTACATGTTCCTGCACGGCGGCTTCAGCCACATCCTCTTCAACATGCTCGCGTTGTGGATGTTCGGTTCGATGCTCGAACGCGTGTGGGGTTCCAAAGAATTTCTCAAGTACTATCTGCTTACGGGACTCGGCGGCGGACTCTGCTACGCGCTGTTCAACATGGATTCGTTCGTGCCCACCGTCGGCGCGTCGGGCGCGATCTACGGATTGCTGTTGGCCTATGCCGTGCTCTTCCCGGATAACATCATCTATATCTGGTTCGTGATTCCGGTCAAGGCGAAATACTTCGCGATGATCTTTGGCGTCATTGAGTTTCTGGCCAGCTTCAATCCCGGCTCCGGAGTCGCGCACCTTGCGCACTTAGGCGGCATGTTGATGGGCTACGGCTATCTGAAATGGGGCAAATTGCGCTACAGCGCGCCCGGTCGGCGTATGCGCGAGTGGAAACAGAAAATGGAGGTCGCGCAGCAGGAACGCGAAGTGCGCGAGGTCGATGAGGTCCGCCGCGAAGTGGATGAGCTGCTCGACAAGATTAACAAAGTCGGCATGGACGGCCTGACCAAAGATGAACAGAAGCGGCTCGAAAAAGCCTCAAAGTTCCTCCGAGACAAAGGCATAAGTTGA